From Actinomycetota bacterium, the proteins below share one genomic window:
- a CDS encoding DNA-3-methyladenine glycosylase 2 family protein, which produces MTTLAGDCALQTSVRVSLPLDLRLSLSALRHGPGDPTIRLDSSGVWRATRMQSGPATMHLSQRGSEVDVRAWGPGAAEALDSAPALVGARDDLGGWNPRAHPLVHELHRRMEGMRMISSGRVLEAAVPAVIEQKVTSHEAHAAWRRMVMAWGDPAPGPGELKLMPSPEMLGAQPYWAFHRHGVERRRADVIRSLAARSRRVEEAAIMPKPQARGRLEAFSGVGPWTSAEVARVCWGDADAVSVGDYHVGPVVVYALTGRRGGDDDAMLELLEPFRPHSARAANLIMLGGPRPPRRAPKARLRDFRQF; this is translated from the coding sequence ATGACCACGCTCGCCGGCGACTGCGCGCTGCAGACGTCAGTCCGTGTGTCTCTGCCTCTGGACCTGCGGCTCTCGCTGTCCGCGCTGAGGCACGGGCCGGGCGATCCGACCATCCGGCTGGACTCGTCCGGAGTGTGGCGCGCCACGAGGATGCAGTCCGGACCGGCCACGATGCACCTAAGCCAGCGCGGCTCGGAGGTGGACGTCCGGGCCTGGGGGCCGGGAGCGGCGGAGGCTCTGGACTCGGCTCCCGCGCTCGTGGGGGCCCGGGACGACCTCGGCGGGTGGAACCCCCGCGCCCACCCGCTGGTGCATGAGCTGCACCGCCGTATGGAGGGGATGCGGATGATCTCGAGCGGGCGCGTCCTGGAGGCAGCCGTACCTGCCGTCATCGAACAGAAGGTGACGTCGCACGAAGCGCATGCCGCGTGGCGGCGCATGGTCATGGCGTGGGGAGACCCGGCTCCGGGACCGGGCGAGCTCAAGCTGATGCCGAGCCCGGAGATGCTGGGGGCCCAGCCCTACTGGGCCTTCCACCGCCACGGCGTCGAGCGCAGGAGAGCCGACGTTATCCGCAGCCTCGCCGCTCGCAGCCGTCGGGTTGAAGAAGCGGCGATCATGCCGAAGCCGCAGGCGCGGGGGCGTCTGGAGGCCTTTTCCGGCGTCGGCCCGTGGACGTCGGCCGAGGTGGCACGGGTGTGCTGGGGCGACGCCGACGCAGTTAGCGTCGGGGACTACCACGTCGGGCCGGTGGTCGTGTACGCGCTGACGGGACGCCGGGGAGGCGACGACGACGCGATGCTGGAGCTGCTCGAGCCCTTCCGGCCGCATTCGGCTCGCGCGGCGAACCTCATCATGCTCGGCGGCCCGCGGCCCCCGAGAAGGGCCCCCAAGGCACGGCTCCGGGACTTCCGGCAGTTCTAG
- a CDS encoding DUF3810 family protein, with the protein MTGTDASPGVHGSERRLLRVKVPRPLHLGIWLGLLGLLALTGARRVPHLVESAYSGGVYPALAGAVASVTGVIPFSVGDTGQVLALPAAVAVGRRAWKRARDAGGLRRRAAVSVLAAVLALMGWIWACALPLYALNYARPAPEVLFGLGGRDIPPQRIDEIVAMIGSRTGRLRAQLPEDGKGIVRMPKDLRPLDRHLAQAQARALNRAGVAAVTTGRTKTSGAGVVLQRWGISGLYSPLTAEPTVVRPEPPGLLPSIAAHERAHLAGFAAEDDASFVGILTAWVSQRPEVRYSGWLDLWLEFGRDSSSLHPGVLRDHVAISAHYRRTVKREAVAHRAVYDTYLKGIGEPLGIDSYDRVAALAILYIDRHGMPPDPLDPAAGPTGPEQP; encoded by the coding sequence GTGACCGGCACGGACGCATCTCCAGGGGTCCACGGGTCCGAACGGCGTCTGCTTCGAGTCAAGGTTCCGCGCCCGCTTCACCTCGGCATCTGGCTGGGCCTCCTGGGGCTTTTGGCGCTGACGGGGGCCAGGCGGGTCCCGCATCTCGTCGAGTCGGCGTACTCCGGGGGTGTGTATCCCGCCTTGGCGGGAGCCGTGGCCTCCGTGACCGGCGTCATTCCGTTCAGTGTCGGCGACACCGGCCAGGTCCTTGCCCTGCCGGCCGCCGTCGCGGTGGGCCGGCGGGCGTGGAAGCGGGCCAGGGACGCCGGCGGGCTCCGCAGACGCGCGGCGGTGTCGGTGCTTGCGGCCGTTCTCGCTTTGATGGGGTGGATCTGGGCCTGTGCGCTGCCTCTGTACGCGCTCAACTACGCACGACCGGCCCCCGAGGTGCTGTTCGGTCTGGGCGGCCGGGACATCCCCCCGCAGCGCATCGACGAGATCGTCGCGATGATCGGCTCCCGTACCGGCCGCCTCCGGGCCCAGCTCCCCGAGGACGGCAAAGGCATCGTCCGGATGCCGAAGGACCTGCGGCCCCTGGACCGCCACCTGGCGCAGGCGCAGGCCCGTGCGTTGAATCGAGCCGGCGTGGCCGCCGTCACCACCGGGCGCACCAAGACGTCCGGCGCGGGAGTGGTACTGCAACGTTGGGGGATCTCCGGCCTGTACTCGCCGTTGACCGCCGAGCCGACGGTGGTCCGTCCTGAGCCGCCCGGGCTGCTCCCGTCCATAGCCGCCCACGAGCGCGCGCACCTCGCGGGTTTCGCGGCGGAGGACGACGCCAGCTTCGTCGGGATCCTGACGGCCTGGGTGTCGCAGCGGCCGGAGGTGCGGTACTCAGGCTGGCTGGATCTCTGGCTGGAGTTCGGCCGCGACTCCTCGTCGCTGCACCCGGGCGTCCTGCGCGACCACGTCGCGATCTCGGCGCACTACAGGCGGACCGTCAAGCGCGAGGCGGTCGCGCACCGGGCGGTCTATGACACGTACCTCAAGGGGATCGGGGAGCCGCTGGGAATCGACAGCTACGACAGGGTCGCCGCCCTGGCGATCCTGTACATCGACAGGCACGGGATGCCGCCGGACCCCCTGGACCCGGCTGCAGGCCCTACGGGTCCCGAGCAGCCCTAG